The Carassius auratus strain Wakin unplaced genomic scaffold, ASM336829v1 scaf_tig00017344, whole genome shotgun sequence nucleotide sequence gtcaaaaaaaaaaaaaaaaaaaaaaaaaaattgaaaatatgcaTGAAGCAATTAGTGAGCATTGTGGGCGGCCTGTGACATCTGGGGCAGACACTAATCCATCAACTTCCTTGATGCCACAACTCGCTCACAACAGCACTGAGGAATAAACATCACCCTGCTGCAGGTAACCTGTGAGAAACAGAAATCTTCATTCTGGTAAGTGCTACTTCTGCACAGACTGAGAAAAGCATTTGATGGATCACATTAGACAAAAATAACCAAACACTATTAGAAGTTGTGCTTGGGGAAAAGTTTATATGTAATGTTCAGCTAACTGTCAAaagtttatacaaaatatatttgtatttgttttagtaAACAGTATTTGTATACTTTCATTTTTATGTCATGtaattaatgctttaaaatatatattttttaaaagctgttGACCTATTTTATACTGTATCAAACCAGTAAAACCAGATCTTAAACAGGGTTTACATACTTTAGTCTTCTTTATCTTCCTCATTTGCAGCATGCCATGTTCAGAaaaacaaaaggttctttatccCTCGATTATACtggaaaaacaaatgtataaattaaaaaacacactATGTCGACAATAAACGCTGAAGACAACAGGGATTCCTGCACATCTTTCAATGGACTGAACGAGtaagacaaatatattttatttattagtacaaTAAAATGAATCTGTATATTCATTAAACCTATATTACAAATTGAAACGATTACTTTCtgatatttaaagggttagtagttcaccgaaaaataaaattatatcattaatgactcaccctcatgtcgttccaaacatgtaagacctccgttcatcttctgaacacagtttaagatattttagatttagtccgagagctctcagtgcctccattgaagctgtgtgtacggtacactgtccatgtccagaaaggtaagaaaaacatcatcaaagtagtccatgtgacatcagaggatcagttagaatttttttaagcatcgaaaatacattttggtccaaaaataacaaaaactttgactttattcagcattgtcttctcttgcgtgtctgttgtgaaagagaactcaaaacaaagcagtttgtgatatccggtttgcgaaggaatcattcgatgtaaccagatcttcttgaaccagttcaccaaatttaactgaatcatttaaaatggttcacgtctcccccacatggaaagaacctatatgcgtatatatgtcacatataggcaaaattgaggtgcatatatgtgcatatacaggaaatataggaAAATAGGacaagtcaatcttttgttcgttatctggctcagctcggtgttcatcttcagttctctcttcacagcagttcagtcagtgtactgtttgagtaaatgaattactccgggatattggtttgtttgaacttagagggagtgtcagccacattaaaaaagttaacagcttaagtcatttgtggattaatgcgtattagagatgcgaaccgtttaaaacgattcagttcgatttagtgaactggttcaagaagatccggttacatcgaatgattcattcgtgaaccggatatcaatacactgttgtgttttgaactctatCACAACAGACATGCAAGAGAAGACAATccagaataaagtcgtagtttttgctattttttggaccaaaatgtattttcaattctTCAGAAAAattgatcctctgatgtcacatggactactttgatgatgtttttcttacctttctgcacatggacagtataccatgaacacagtttcaatggagggacagaaagcactctaaatctaaaatatcttaaactgtgttccaaagatgaacggaggtctcacgggtttggaacgacatgagggtgagttattaatgacataattttcatttttcggtgaacttaccctttaaagtCCATTACAACAGATTAAATCAGTCTTACCTCAACCTAGCTTGAGTGATGGATTGATGTCAACATCAGTTCAGTAAAAAGATGAAGATTTTTCAACTTATCAAGGATAAATTGTACTATTGTGCTATATATGCAGTAACATTGCTgtgattacattttgaaatgtagttttaaatttAACTTCCTAATTTTAATGTTGCATCTGACAGTTTTGATCAGGAGAGATCAGACTCATCTGCCCCAAGTGTTTTGTCCATGAAGAGTGATCGATCAATGCAAATGCCAATTcacttaacaaataaaatatatcttcCACATCTAAGGTATTTCTATCTTTTAAgcttaattaacaaataaataaataattagaggATTGCATTTACTGTAAACCAATTGATGAACATGTTTGTGATGTTAACATTAATCTTAATTTACATCATATAGCATGAAATTATATTGTGTTTCCTCTCACAGTTCTGTGGAGAGATCAGACTCTTCTGGCCCTAGTGTTTTGTCCATGAAGAGCGATAGATCAATGCAAATGCCAATTCATTTGAAAAATGGATCAATGGAAAAAGGGTAATGACAACTGCTAGTTAAAGATAAAGTTAGACAGAACAGTTGGTCATCAGGGCAGTAACAACTACTACAAGGATTAAGATTTAAATTTTCTCACCCTCACCAATGGTTTGCTGTCAAGCTTTACTAAAATTCCAGACTTCTTCTTTATTAAAATCTACAAATGGTTATTTTTTTGCCGTCAGTGTTGATCAGGAGGGATCAGACTCATCTGCCCCAAGTGTTTTGTCTATGAAGAGCGACCGATCAATGCAAATGCCAATTCATCCGAAAAATGGATTAGCTCCATTGGGAAAAAGGTAATGATAATAACTCACATAAGCTAAATGAAGTCAGTCAGAAGTGACCAGCTAGCAAACACATCCAAAAGGATGATGCAGGTTCTGAATACTTCCTCCCCTCAATGGTTTTTTGTTAACCCTTCTCTGAAATACGGTATATTCTACTTATTATATATTCTACTTTCGCTGTCAGTCTTCAGCAGGAAAGATCAGACTCATCTGCCCCAAGTGTTTTGTCTTTAAAGAGTGATCGATCAATGCAAATGCCAATTCActtaacaaataaaacatatcTACCACATTTAAGGTAAtttcttttaaatcattttaagcttaattaacaaataaataaataattatgggATTGCAGTTACTGTAAACCAattgatgaaaatgtttttgatgtTAACATTAATCTTAATTTACATCATATAGCATGATATTTATCTTGTGTTTCCTCTCACAGTTTGGTAGACAGATCAGACTCTTCTGGCCCAAGTGTTTTGTCCATGAAGAGCGACCGATCAATGCAAATGCCAATTCATCTGAATGGATCACTTCCACCGAGACTAAGGTAACATTTGATTATAATAACTCATTTATTTTGCTTCAACAAAGTGAATGGAAAATAGTGCACACAAAACGTCTCAGGTTtcccctgagagggaacgagacactgcgtcctctgaagggacactatggggaacacctcgtcgtgacccgtgtctgaagcatactttgaaaaacgccaacgtgttggccggcgacagcctctgatgtcgctaccggcgcgactataaataggcgcccgtaggacccgtcacttatcttcttcgtgaatcttgcgtccgaagcatggcagggagctagaggacgcagtgtctcgttccctctcagggaaccatggttacattcgtaacctgagacgttcctcgtcaagggaactttgaactgcgtcctctgaagggacaccatggggaacagtatacccacgccgccatgctgaggggagtgcaggccagaatcatggcaaacactaagtaccaactctaccatttcaccgggagtcgcccctgggacggttcgacggctgtccatgacatggccaaaggcctaagctacatacccaacttacctgttgCAAATGTCCCCCTGACTCATCCAGCCctaatggagctggatgagtcagaagaagccagaggggatagtgcaaCGCTCTCTTGAGCCGtaaaaccgatccacccaggtctggccaacctctcaaACTatgcttcaacaccttggtgcgaaggcgccattctccgagcctcagcccctgcctcagcaggatgtctgctctcacagtgcgtctcaaaacagtatgtagttcTGGAGCACTCTGATGAAAAAACtgagaattcagtctcccatgagaggaggactccgagctccgagcagcatgctcataggcgaccctttttgaaaaggggagcgctgctaaactaccgcgagaattgcccacacagccccccatgtttagaggcgatgcttgaggtgtataacaaatacacactggttgaatgaagcccaaggaaccccggggcttatcatcttaagaaagggaacgaagcagagcgcgtaacccttaccgtacaggattccagaaagtgcgcagagccttgtgtgcacacttaccacttatgtggatttcAGACGGTGCGCAAAGCAttaacgtgcacactgaccaccatgttgttttgagaaagtacacaggcttagtcTCTCTTTGCTCGAAAATAGAGACAAACGAGAACGGAGCTTTTTCtcagaaaaacgctcgcagtgcgcgcagattgccccctcaaggacatcgcgcgcgtactctttgcccaaacaagagacgcaaagactgtgtgtgtcatcgggtgtcaaataacgctgacatggatgcacacactgtttaaatgccttgctagtggatgccatgataacaataatagatcgctcttaccgtttCTCAGGaacacgcttcaaacaaaacagtcaatgaagacgaagaagataagtgacgggtcctacgggcgcgtatttatagtcgtgccgttagcgacgtcagaggctgtcgccggccaacacgttggcgtttttcaaagtatgcttcagacacgggtcacgacgaggtgttccccatagtgtcccttcagaggacgcagttcgaagttcccttgacagggaactttTGACAGTTCTCAGAGGTTTTACATTGTATAGATTTGATtgcatattacaaaatattattttgtctaaAAGGGATTCACTAACTAAATCATGTCAGGACGATGTGAAGACCAGCAGCTTTCCTGGAGAATTCATTCATCAGTAGGTTCAGTGCATCACGATTCTTATTTATAGTGTCTGTATTTGTGCATATTCTCTGATACTGACAAACCTATTTTCAACAGAAGTGATTCAGAAATGCCTGACAACAAAATTCATAGATtaaaatcagaaataaaaaagaagcatCTGTACATTTTGGAAGGATTTGCAAAGCAGGGAAACTCAACACTTCTGAATGAGATCTACATAGACCTCTACATCACAGAGGGAGGAAATGGAGAGATCAGCaatgaacatgaaattaaaagaatagaaaaaactATGAAGACTGCAGCAGGAGCAACAATACCAATCAAATGCAATGAAATCTTCAGACCTTTACCTGGACAAGACAAACCCATCAGAACTGTTCTGACAAAAGGAgtcgctggcattggaaaaacagtctctgtgcagaagttcatcctGGACTGGGCTGAAGGACAAGAAAATCAGGacgtccagctcatatttccacttcctttcagagaACTCAATCTGATGAAGGACAAAACACTCAGCCTTTCAGATCTTCTTTATGTCTTTTTCCCTGAAACAAAAGAAATAGAAATATCTAGTGACAAATATAAAgtgttgttcatctttgatggtctggacgAGTGTCGTCTGTCTCTGGATTTTCAGAGCGATGTTGGGTTGTGTGATGTAAGTGAATCAGCATCAGTGGACGTGCTGCTGAAGAACCTCATTGTggggaatctgcttccctctgctctcatctggatcacctccagaccagcagcagctgatctcatcccctctgagtgtgtccatcgagtgacagaggtacgaggcttcaatgacccacagaaggaggaatacttcaggaagagaatcagagATCAGAGTCTGGCTGATAGGATCATCTCACACCTGAAGTCTTCAAGGAGTCTctacatcatgtgtcacatcccagtcttctgctggatctcagccgctgttctggagaagatgttgagtcaagcagagagtggagagattcccaagactctcactcagatgtacacacacttcctgatggCACAGATTAACATCAAACATGAGAAGGACTATGAGAAGAACGTGACAGATGAAGACATGATCCTCAAACTGGGGAAACTGGCTTTTCAGCAGCTTGTGAAAGGCAACCTGATCTTCTATGAGGAAGACCTGAGAGAGTGTGGCATTGATGTGACAGAAGCATCAGTTTACTCAGGattgtgcactcagatcttcaAAGAGGAGTTTGGCTTGTATCAGGGGAAGGTcttctgctttgttcatctgagcatTCAGGAACATCTCGCAGCTCTATATGTGCACCTCACCTTCTGCAACAGCACAATAAACGTGCTTGAAGCACATGAATCAGAAAAGCCTGTAACAATGTTGAGTTTACACAAGTGTGCAGTTAACAAAACTTTACAATGTAAAAACGGACATCTTGATCTTTTCCTTCGCTTCCTCATGGGACTTTCAATGGAGTCAAACGAGAGCCTTTTGGTGAAAAGAGGGCTTTTGGTGAAGAAGGCCAACTTCTTCCTGGAAAGAGAGAAAACTACTGAGTATCTCAAGAAAACGTTAAAAACAATCCCTTGCTCAGAAATGACTCTTGTTATTATCCACTGTCTAAATGAACTCAAGGATCAATCCCTCATTATTGAAATCCAAAGCTACCTGACCTCTGGAAAAATAAACAGAGACACTCTTCTCCCTCATCAGTGGTTGGCTCTAGTGTACATCTTAATGACATCAAGTGAAAAGTTTGAGGAGTTTGACCTTCGTAAATACGGAAGATTGGACGCAGCCCTGCTTTGGCTGCTTCCTGTGAT carries:
- the LOC113075638 gene encoding NLR family CARD domain-containing protein 3-like isoform X2 — its product is MSTINAEDNRDSCTSFNGLNDSVERSDSSGPSVLSMKSDRSMQMPIHLKNGSMEKGVDQEGSDSSAPSVLSMKSDRSMQMPIHPKNGLAPLGKSLQQERSDSSAPSVLSLKSDRSMQMPIHLTNKTYLPHLSLVDRSDSSGPSVLSMKSDRSMQMPIHLNGSLPPRLRDSLTKSCQDDVKTSSFPGEFIHQSDSEMPDNKIHRLKSEIKKKHLYILEGFAKQGNSTLLNEIYIDLYITEGGNGEISNEHEIKRIEKTMKTAAGATIPIKCNEIFRPLPGQDKPIRTVLTKGVAGIGKTVSVQKFILDWAEGQENQDVQLIFPLPFRELNLMKDKTLSLSDLLYVFFPETKEIEISSDKYKVLFIFDGLDECRLSLDFQSDVGLCDVSESASVDVLLKNLIVGNLLPSALIWITSRPAAADLIPSECVHRVTEVRGFNDPQKEEYFRKRIRDQSLADRIISHLKSSRSLYIMCHIPVFCWISAAVLEKMLSQAESGEIPKTLTQMYTHFLMAQINIKHEKDYEKNVTDEDMILKLGKLAFQQLVKGNLIFYEEDLRECGIDVTEASVYSGLCTQIFKEEFGLYQGKVFCFVHLSIQEHLAALYVHLTFCNSTINVLEAHESEKPVTMLSLHKCAVNKTLQCKNGHLDLFLRFLMGLSMESNESLLVKRGLLVKKANFFLEREKTTEYLKKTLKTIPCSEMTLVIIHCLNELKDQSLIIEIQSYLTSGKINRDTLLPHQWLALVYILMTSSEKFEEFDLRKYGRLDAALLWLLPVIKLSKKIWLNDCNITYKGCATLSTVLSSQSNVREMDLSHNNLQDSGVEILCIGLKKLPNVESLVKEWFSIKQIDVHEMVKQGNINYEDYLCLTAGLEDTDCRLEYLNLKNCKVTEAGCVYLSKALSSNPSHLREIDLSWNGIADSGVKHLCAALVKVHCALETLKLDKCEITEKCSTALASALGSQTSSLTELDLSMNYLQDSGVKKLCLGLTSPHCKLEKLRLSKCKVSHEGVTALIEALKSNPSLLQELDLLENDLEESDLNVLRMILEKSS
- the LOC113075638 gene encoding NACHT, LRR and PYD domains-containing protein 3-like isoform X1 — encoded protein: MSTINAEDNRDSCTSFNGLNDSVERSDSSGPSVLSMKSDRSMQMPIHLKNGSMEKGVDQEGSDSSAPSVLSMKSDRSMQMPIHPKNGLAPLGKSLQQERSDSSAPSVLSLKSDRSMQMPIHLTNKTYLPHLSLVDRSDSSGPSVLSMKSDRSMQMPIHLNGSLPPRLRDSLTKSCQDDVKTSSFPGEFIHQSDSEMPDNKIHRLKSEIKKKHLYILEGFAKQGNSTLLNEIYIDLYITEGGNGEISNEHEIKRIEKTMKTAAGATIPIKCNEIFRPLPGQDKPIRTVLTKGVAGIGKTVSVQKFILDWAEGQENQDVQLIFPLPFRELNLMKDKTLSLSDLLYVFFPETKEIEISSDKYKVLFIFDGLDECRLSLDFQSDVGLCDVSESASVDVLLKNLIVGNLLPSALIWITSRPAAADLIPSECVHRVTEVRGFNDPQKEEYFRKRIRDQSLADRIISHLKSSRSLYIMCHIPVFCWISAAVLEKMLSQAESGEIPKTLTQMYTHFLMAQINIKHEKDYEKNVTDEDMILKLGKLAFQQLVKGNLIFYEEDLRECGIDVTEASVYSGLCTQIFKEEFGLYQGKVFCFVHLSIQEHLAALYVHLTFCNSTINVLEAHESEKPVTMLSLHKCAVNKTLQCKNGHLDLFLRFLMGLSMESNESLLVKRGLLVKKANFFLEREKTTEYLKKTLKTIPCSEMTLVIIHCLNELKDQSLIIEIQSYLTSGKINRDTLLPHQWLALVYILMTSSEKFEEFDLRKYGRLDAALLWLLPVIKLSKKIWLNDCNITYKGCATLSTVLSSQSNVREMDLSHNNLQDSGVEILCIGLKKLPNVESLVKEWFSIKQIDVHEMVKQGNINYEDYLCLTAGLEDTDCRLEYLNLENCKVTEAGCVYLSKALSSKPFSSERAGPELE